The proteins below come from a single Terriglobia bacterium genomic window:
- a CDS encoding insulinase family protein: MTLTRFRNPFFLALALLAVMAIASAAQAPSDLHETSAASVASYALPQSMPVDPDVLVGTLPNGLRYYIRANGKPAHRAELRLVVKAGSVLEDDDQQGLAHFVEHMEFEGTRHFPQQGLLDFLSLLGLGIGPDANAATSYDDTQYTLRIPTDRANVLDRALLVLEDWAQGATFDQSGIDRERGIVQAEWRLHLDADERTQDKLLGIQLAGSRYADRTPIGKPDTIEHAQREQLIRFYHDWYRPDLMAVIVVGDVDRDAVVAMIKEHFGSLSAPSPERPRPNFDVPEHRGTRYAIVSDKEATSTAVQISDLRPARNQGSVGGYRQIMIDQLFSDMLGARLDELARSANPPFGRAAASRELFPAPRTRDEAVLQAVVSNDGVTSGLAALVTELKRLSRFGFTATELARSKQAMMLDYERAVTESPDRDSASRADEYTRNFLESEALPTIWQELAFHRRFLPGITLAEVNKLAGDWFPDDNRLVVVAAPDAAGVVLPDQRQLTATVNAATAKRLTAYVDTAAGQTLMASKPAAGTIVKTTPHPEAGITEWTLSNGATVVLKPTTLREDQILFQAVAPGGTSLATDAEFIPARVASEVVSAGGLGQLSAVTLDKILSGKAVAVVPFINELAEGLRGGSTPPDLETMFQLLYLRFTQPRADPTAFAAVASQARALLANRMASPDVVFNQTIDAAFSGDSPRRRPETPANVDQWSLAKSLAFYKARFADASNFTFVFVGSFTPETIRPLVETYLASLPATHAHETSRDLGITLPSGIVEKTIEKGIAPKSEVAIVFSGPFEPDDPHALALRTMTEILESRLFETIRQELGGTYSITAEPDIGKFPHPQYVMRIDWTCDPAQTGALVRRVFDEIASFKAIRLSEMQMTLVRQGLLREFERNSQDNSYFLNEITRRYQEGDTANLAAIANLPDRIKMLTGAELYDAAQTYLDTDRYVKVILMPER; encoded by the coding sequence GTGACTTTAACCCGATTTCGAAACCCGTTTTTCCTGGCGTTGGCGCTCCTCGCCGTCATGGCGATCGCATCAGCCGCTCAGGCTCCGTCTGACCTGCATGAAACGTCCGCCGCTTCGGTGGCGTCATATGCGTTGCCGCAGTCGATGCCGGTGGATCCCGACGTCCTGGTGGGGACGCTGCCCAACGGTCTCCGCTATTACATTCGCGCGAACGGCAAGCCGGCGCACCGCGCCGAGCTGCGGCTCGTCGTCAAGGCCGGATCGGTTCTGGAAGACGACGATCAGCAGGGGCTGGCGCACTTCGTTGAACACATGGAATTCGAGGGCACCCGGCACTTTCCGCAGCAGGGGCTGCTGGATTTCCTGTCGTTGCTTGGTCTCGGCATCGGCCCGGATGCGAACGCGGCGACCAGCTACGACGATACCCAGTACACTCTGCGGATCCCGACCGACCGGGCCAATGTTCTCGATCGTGCGCTGCTTGTGCTCGAGGATTGGGCGCAGGGCGCCACCTTCGATCAAAGCGGGATCGACCGCGAGCGCGGTATCGTGCAGGCGGAATGGCGTTTACATCTCGACGCCGATGAACGCACGCAGGACAAACTGCTCGGAATCCAGCTTGCCGGATCACGCTATGCCGATCGGACGCCCATCGGTAAGCCCGACACTATCGAGCACGCGCAGCGGGAACAACTGATACGGTTCTACCACGACTGGTACCGCCCCGACTTGATGGCGGTGATCGTTGTCGGCGACGTCGACCGCGATGCCGTCGTGGCTATGATCAAGGAGCACTTCGGGTCGCTCTCCGCGCCGTCACCGGAACGGCCGCGTCCCAACTTCGACGTGCCCGAGCACCGCGGCACCCGCTACGCGATCGTGAGCGATAAGGAAGCCACCTCAACGGCGGTGCAGATCAGCGATCTGCGGCCCGCTCGCAACCAGGGATCGGTCGGCGGCTACCGCCAGATCATGATCGATCAGCTGTTTTCCGACATGCTCGGGGCCAGGCTCGACGAGCTCGCCCGCAGCGCGAATCCACCGTTCGGGAGAGCCGCTGCCAGCCGCGAACTGTTCCCGGCCCCGCGAACACGGGACGAAGCGGTGCTGCAGGCGGTCGTATCGAATGATGGGGTGACGAGCGGCCTGGCCGCACTCGTCACCGAGCTGAAGCGGCTCTCGCGGTTCGGTTTCACGGCGACCGAGCTTGCCCGCTCAAAGCAGGCGATGATGCTCGACTATGAGCGCGCCGTCACCGAAAGTCCCGACCGCGATTCGGCGAGCCGCGCCGACGAATACACCCGCAACTTCCTCGAATCCGAGGCGCTGCCGACGATCTGGCAGGAACTCGCATTCCATCGCCGTTTCCTCCCCGGCATCACGCTGGCCGAAGTCAACAAGCTGGCGGGGGATTGGTTTCCCGACGACAATCGGCTGGTGGTCGTCGCAGCGCCCGACGCGGCCGGCGTCGTACTGCCGGACCAGCGGCAACTCACGGCCACGGTGAACGCCGCGACGGCGAAGCGGCTGACGGCATACGTCGACACGGCGGCCGGGCAGACCCTGATGGCGTCGAAGCCGGCGGCCGGCACGATCGTCAAAACAACGCCGCACCCGGAAGCTGGAATCACCGAGTGGACGCTGTCGAATGGCGCAACCGTGGTGTTGAAACCGACGACGCTGCGGGAGGATCAAATCCTGTTCCAGGCCGTGGCGCCCGGCGGGACGTCGCTTGCGACCGACGCCGAGTTCATTCCGGCTCGTGTCGCGAGCGAAGTCGTTTCGGCGGGCGGCCTGGGACAGTTGAGCGCCGTCACGCTCGACAAGATTCTCTCGGGCAAGGCGGTCGCTGTCGTGCCGTTCATCAACGAGCTGGCCGAAGGGCTGCGCGGCGGCAGCACGCCTCCGGATCTCGAGACCATGTTCCAGCTGCTGTACCTGCGGTTCACGCAGCCGCGCGCCGATCCGACGGCATTCGCCGCGGTCGCCTCGCAGGCGCGCGCTCTCCTGGCGAACCGGATGGCGAGCCCGGATGTCGTGTTCAATCAGACGATCGACGCCGCGTTCAGCGGCGATAGTCCGCGGCGGCGGCCCGAGACCCCGGCCAACGTCGATCAGTGGAGTCTTGCGAAATCGCTGGCGTTCTACAAAGCGCGCTTCGCGGACGCCAGCAATTTCACCTTCGTCTTCGTCGGCAGCTTCACGCCCGAAACCATCCGGCCGCTGGTCGAGACCTACCTTGCCAGCCTTCCGGCGACGCACGCCCACGAGACCAGCCGCGACCTCGGCATCACGCTGCCGTCCGGCATCGTCGAGAAGACGATCGAAAAAGGCATCGCCCCGAAAAGCGAAGTGGCGATCGTGTTTTCCGGACCATTCGAGCCCGACGATCCGCATGCCCTGGCGCTGCGGACGATGACGGAAATCCTGGAGTCCCGGCTGTTCGAAACCATCCGTCAGGAACTGGGCGGCACCTACAGCATCACGGCAGAACCGGACATCGGGAAGTTTCCGCACCCGCAGTACGTCATGCGGATCGATTGGACCTGCGATCCGGCGCAGACCGGCGCGCTGGTCCGCCGCGTGTTCGACGAGATTGCGTCCTTCAAGGCCATACGGTTGTCGGAAATGCAAATGACATTGGTTCGCCAGGGCCTGTTGCGCGAATTCGAGCGGAACAGTCAGGACAACAGCTACTTCCTGAACGAGATCACCCGCCGGTACCAGGAGGGCGACACCGCCAATCTCGCCGCGATCGCCAATCTGCCGGACCGTATCAAGATGTTGACCGGCGCCGAGCTCTACGATGCCGCACAGACCTATCTCGACACCGACCGGTATGTGAAGGTCATCCTGATGCCGGAACGGTAG
- a CDS encoding NAD(P)/FAD-dependent oxidoreductase — translation MTPQSLPMVFIVGGGFAGLAAAKALAHAPARITLVDRRNHHVFQPLLYQVATASLSPADISAPIRKVVRRQKNCQVVLGEVTAVDVAGRRLIFGDASAPYDYLILAAGATDTYFGHDQWASIAPGLKNIEDAIELRRRILLAFETAEYEGSDEERRAVLTFGIVGGGPTGVELAGAIKEIAGHTLPRDYRHIDTRTTRVIIFEGGPRLLAAFAPELQIRAQNDLERLGVEVRLNAMVTNVTPEGISIGAEFIPVRNVFWAAGVKASSLGKTLGVPTDRAGRVIVGPDLTIPGHPEVFVAGDLAAARSADTGKQVPGVAQGGIQMGRYAGEMLALALRNGSDAVQRKPFVYHDKGTVAVIGKSKAVVEIGRFKFGGFFAWVLWGGIHIVALIGFRNRLQVLINWLWNWLFNARDARLITGDVRIHVHIPPGGISRPK, via the coding sequence ATGACTCCACAGTCTCTGCCGATGGTTTTTATCGTGGGTGGGGGATTCGCGGGATTGGCTGCCGCGAAGGCGTTGGCGCATGCTCCCGCCAGGATCACGCTGGTCGACCGCCGCAATCATCATGTTTTCCAACCGCTCCTCTATCAGGTTGCCACGGCTTCGCTGTCTCCCGCAGATATCAGCGCCCCGATTCGCAAAGTGGTGCGGCGGCAAAAGAACTGTCAGGTTGTCCTGGGAGAGGTGACGGCAGTCGATGTCGCCGGCCGCCGCCTGATCTTCGGTGATGCCTCGGCTCCATACGACTATTTGATTCTGGCGGCAGGCGCGACGGACACCTATTTCGGCCATGACCAATGGGCGTCGATCGCGCCGGGCCTGAAAAACATTGAGGACGCCATCGAGTTGCGGCGCAGGATTCTGCTGGCGTTCGAAACTGCGGAATATGAAGGAAGCGACGAGGAGCGCCGCGCCGTGTTGACCTTCGGCATCGTCGGCGGCGGGCCAACCGGAGTCGAACTGGCCGGCGCGATCAAGGAGATTGCGGGCCATACTCTGCCTCGGGATTATCGCCATATCGACACACGCACGACGCGCGTCATCATCTTCGAAGGAGGGCCGCGGTTGCTGGCTGCGTTTGCTCCGGAGTTACAGATCCGCGCTCAGAATGATCTGGAACGCCTGGGCGTCGAAGTCCGTCTGAATGCGATGGTGACAAACGTGACCCCCGAAGGCATTTCCATTGGTGCTGAATTCATTCCCGTCCGGAATGTATTCTGGGCGGCGGGTGTCAAAGCCAGTTCACTGGGGAAGACTCTTGGGGTTCCCACGGATCGCGCAGGGCGCGTGATTGTCGGCCCGGACCTGACCATACCGGGCCATCCTGAGGTTTTTGTCGCTGGCGATCTGGCCGCCGCGAGATCCGCAGACACCGGCAAACAGGTTCCCGGCGTGGCGCAGGGCGGTATCCAGATGGGCAGGTATGCGGGAGAGATGCTCGCCCTTGCTTTGCGGAACGGCTCCGACGCCGTGCAGCGCAAGCCTTTCGTCTATCACGACAAAGGCACGGTCGCCGTCATCGGGAAATCGAAAGCGGTCGTCGAAATCGGCCGCTTCAAATTCGGCGGCTTTTTTGCCTGGGTGCTCTGGGGCGGGATTCACATCGTGGCACTTATCGGCTTCCGCAATCGGTTGCAGGTTTTGATCAACTGGTTGTGGAACTGGCTATTCAATGCCCGTGACGCGCGGCTCATCACCGGCGATGTCCGCATCCATGTACACATTCCGCCGGGCGGAATCAGCCGCCCGAAGTAG
- a CDS encoding heme-binding protein gives MKQKLIVAMVLSVCLFIGTTAWAQISTAASNSTQGGPGCQNLPSWSALQAALISAVTTETSGLNNNMWATIVSRDGTVCAVAFSGNSFGAQWLGSRAIAAQKANTANLFSLDRSSVANASGQPNGLSLSTANLYSAVQPGGSLFGLQESNPVDTSVAYAGDSKHYGDHNDPMVGNKIGGVNVFGGGLSLYTGSVPNQQLVGGLGVSGDTSCADHMIAWRVRHNLGLDHLSGVGGVSGDPMHPDNIIYDITPNPSGGTGNSASGFGHPTCINTGDQTALPPVR, from the coding sequence GTGAAACAGAAATTGATTGTAGCGATGGTGCTTTCGGTCTGCCTATTCATCGGAACAACCGCATGGGCGCAGATTAGCACTGCGGCGAGTAACTCTACGCAGGGCGGCCCCGGCTGTCAGAATCTCCCGAGCTGGTCGGCTCTACAAGCGGCTCTGATCAGCGCTGTAACGACCGAGACCAGCGGACTGAATAACAACATGTGGGCCACGATCGTCAGTCGCGATGGAACCGTTTGCGCGGTCGCCTTTTCCGGCAATTCCTTCGGAGCGCAGTGGCTGGGCAGCCGGGCGATTGCGGCGCAAAAAGCAAATACTGCCAATTTGTTCAGTCTCGATAGATCTTCGGTTGCCAACGCGTCAGGGCAACCGAACGGCCTTTCCCTGTCGACGGCGAATTTGTATTCGGCCGTACAGCCCGGAGGCAGCCTGTTTGGTTTGCAGGAAAGCAATCCGGTGGACACCAGTGTGGCTTATGCCGGTGACTCCAAACATTACGGCGACCATAATGATCCGATGGTCGGCAATAAAATCGGCGGCGTCAATGTATTCGGCGGCGGGTTGTCGCTCTACACGGGCTCGGTTCCGAATCAGCAACTCGTCGGCGGACTTGGGGTCAGCGGCGACACTTCCTGCGCCGATCACATGATCGCATGGCGCGTGCGACACAATCTGGGCCTGGACCACTTGTCCGGCGTCGGCGGCGTCAGCGGGGATCCCATGCATCCGGATAACATCATTTACGACATCACGCCCAATCCTTCCGGCGGGACCGGTAATAGCGCCAGTGGATTCGGCCATCCGACATGCATCAATACCGGGGATCAGACCGCGCTTCCCCCGGTCCGGTAA